The following coding sequences are from one Nilaparvata lugens isolate BPH chromosome 4, ASM1435652v1, whole genome shotgun sequence window:
- the LOC111044377 gene encoding non-specific lipid-transfer protein-like: MSPKPRVFVVGVGMTRFKKPDQRVGLDYPEMGGEAVSKALQDASGLAYDSIEQACVGYVYGDSTCGQRALYQLGMTGIPIYNVNNNCATGSTALILAKQLIESGNNDCVLALGFEKMQPGSLKPEFTDRTHPLDKHVEMMSETAGLDISPITAQMFGNAGLEHMQKYGTKPEHFAKIALKNHENSLNNPNSQFSHKTTLNSPYSPLKHGGYTLDEIQNSPKVFGPLTKLQCCPTSNGAAAAILTSEQFVLANNLTKSAVEILGIEMSTDLPSTFSEGSFIKMVGYDMTRNAAERLYRKTHTKPSDVDVVELHDCFSVNELLSYEALGLCAEGKAKDLIDAGLNKYGGKHVVNPSGGLIGKGHPLGATGLAQCAELCWQLRGVAGGRQVVDAKLALQHNMGLGGAAVVALYRLYRPNFSKPISKL, from the exons ATGTCCCCTAAGCCCAGAGTATTCGTTGTGGGCGTCGGTATGACTCGATTCAAAAAACCAGACCAAAGAGTTGGCCTGGATTATCCTGAAATGGGTGGTGAAGCAGTGAGCAAAGCTCTACAAGATGCGTCTGGCCTTGCTTACGACTCTATAGAGCAGGCCTGTGTGGGATACGTGTATGGCGACTCCACGTGCGGCCAGCGGGCTTTGTATCAACTGGGCATGACAG GTATACCAATCTACAATGTGAACAACAACTGTGCCACTGGTTCTACGGCTCTAATCCTCGCCAAACAACTGATTGAATCCGGCAACAATGACTGTGTACTAGCGCTAGGTTTTGAGAAAATGCAACCTGGATCCCTCAAACCTGAATTCACAGATCGCACACATCCTCTGGATAAACATGTCGAAATGATGTCAGAAACAGCTGGACTAGACATATCTCCAATCACTGCCCAAATGTTTGGCAACGCAGGCTTGGAACACATGCAAAAATACGGAACAAAACCAGAACACTTTGCGAAAATTGCTCTCAAAAACCATGAAAACTCTCTTAACAACCCTAACTCACAATTTAGTCACAAAACCACTCTCAACAGCCCTTATTCTCCACTGAAACACGGCGGGTACACATTGGACGAAATCCAAAACTCTCCAAAAGTTTTCGGACCCCTCACAAAACTGCAATGTTGTCCTACATCAAACGGAGCGGCGGCAGCTATTTTGACTTCTGAGCAGTTTGTGTTGGCTAACAATTTGACAAAAAGTGCTGTGGAAATATTGGGGATTGAAATGTCAACAGATCTACCGTCTACGTTCTCCGAAGGAAGTTTTATTAAGATGGTGGGGTACGACATGACTAGAAACGCCGCTGAGAGGTTGTATAGGAAAACACATACTAAACCGAGTGACGTGGATGTTGTGGAACTACATGACTGTTTTTCTGTCAACGAACTGTTAAGCTACGAAGCGTTGGGACTCTGTGCGGAGGGGAAGGCCAAGGATTTAATTGATGCCGGTTTGAATAAGTATGGAGGAAAGCATGTTGTGAATCCCAGTGGAGGACTGATAGGGAAAGGACATCCTTTGGGAGCCACAGGGTTAGCACAGTGTGCGGAGTTGTGTTGGCAACTGAGAGGGGTGGCGGGAGGTAGACAGGTGGTTGATGCTAAACTGGCATTGCAGCATAATATGGGGCTGGGAGGAGCAGCTGTTGTCGCTTTGTATAGATTGTATAGGCCGAATTTTTCTAAACCAATATCGAAGTTGTGA